From a single Collibacillus ludicampi genomic region:
- the erpA gene encoding iron-sulfur cluster insertion protein ErpA: protein MITLTEAAADKVRALIEQKNKPELGLRLFIKPGGCSGFNYGLALDVQKEDDQTFTQHEINIFVDPNSAPFVEGATIDYVENMMGGGFKIDNPNAVSTCGCGSSFRTAKEHGQPGSCC from the coding sequence ATGATCACATTGACAGAAGCGGCAGCCGATAAAGTGCGCGCTTTGATTGAGCAAAAGAACAAGCCAGAGCTTGGTCTTCGTCTCTTTATCAAACCGGGCGGTTGCAGTGGTTTTAACTATGGTCTTGCGCTGGATGTGCAAAAAGAGGATGATCAGACCTTTACGCAACATGAAATCAACATCTTTGTCGATCCGAACAGCGCACCCTTTGTAGAAGGGGCAACGATCGATTATGTTGAAAACATGATGGGCGGAGGCTTCAAAATCGACAATCCTAACGCCGTTTCAACCTGCGGGTGCGGAAGCTCTTTCCGAACTGCAAAGGAACACGGTCAACCGGGTTCTTGTTGTTGA
- a CDS encoding aminoglycoside phosphotransferase family protein has protein sequence MGQGYTAEIYAWGEYEIVKLFYKTIPQFIIDHELNVSQAVDKLGLPVPKVFGMVDVEGKKGIVYERIVGITMTSYISRNLWNVDKEAKRLAELHYELHKTESSGLPSQKNIVRARIEQVDCLTDSDKQLIREHLDRLPDGNQICHGDFHPDNIMLTRQGPVIIDWTTGTSGNPLADVARTILILKYGALPSGLPAIVKLLIPSLRKRICNKYVNRYLEISGSAIDQINEWMLPITAARLSETIPEEEKGKLRSLLDALLEAARTSA, from the coding sequence ATCGGTCAGGGTTACACGGCTGAAATTTATGCTTGGGGAGAATATGAAATCGTAAAGCTTTTCTATAAAACAATCCCCCAGTTCATTATTGACCACGAACTGAATGTGAGCCAGGCGGTAGATAAACTCGGTCTTCCTGTCCCGAAAGTCTTTGGAATGGTTGACGTCGAAGGAAAAAAAGGGATTGTATATGAGCGAATAGTTGGGATCACGATGACTTCGTACATATCCAGGAATCTGTGGAATGTCGACAAAGAAGCGAAAAGGTTAGCCGAACTTCATTATGAATTACATAAAACCGAAAGCAGCGGCTTACCTTCACAAAAGAATATCGTAAGAGCAAGAATTGAACAGGTGGACTGTTTAACGGACAGCGATAAACAATTGATTCGAGAGCACCTCGATCGGTTGCCTGACGGAAATCAAATATGCCATGGGGATTTTCATCCTGATAATATCATGTTGACTCGTCAAGGTCCCGTCATTATTGACTGGACGACCGGAACCAGCGGGAATCCTTTAGCTGATGTCGCCCGAACCATTCTGATACTGAAATACGGTGCTTTACCATCAGGACTACCCGCAATTGTTAAGTTATTGATTCCATCATTACGAAAGCGGATTTGCAATAAATATGTAAACAGGTATTTGGAAATCTCCGGCTCGGCCATTGATCAGATCAACGAATGGATGCTGCCAATTACTGCGGCCCGACTCTCTGAAACTATACCTGAGGAGGAAAAGGGAAAATTACGGTCTTTGCTGGATGCTCTGTTGGAGGCAGCGAGAACGTCTGCCTAA
- a CDS encoding MFS transporter, translating into MSSTRKALPVLFLVMFLVMLGFGIVIPVLPLYARELGASSLTLGWLMATYSFMNLLFSPIWGNISDRMGRKPVMLIGLFGFGIAYVAFGLATELWQLFVSRILAGALSAAAMPTAMAYVADITTEETRGKGMGMIGAAAGLGFIFGPAIGGSLSKWGYDKPFLFAGMLAALTFIVASIVLKESLPKEKRQSPGKKTSRWSAFRGSLAYLYIMSFVVSFSLAGLESTFAFYAVDKLHMTSVQLGYVFVVMGVVGAFIQGGLIGKLIKRFGEDRVIQIGLLVSAIGFLLIVRVTDMVTGAIFLAVFGAGNGMIRPSVSALISKRTTFGQGNALGLLGSLDSLGRIAGPPVGGLLYAKGMTLPYYSGAIMSIVALLLLFYFQKLVQTSEDSSV; encoded by the coding sequence ATGAGTTCTACCCGAAAAGCCTTGCCCGTCCTTTTTCTCGTCATGTTTTTGGTCATGCTCGGTTTCGGCATTGTCATTCCGGTTCTTCCTTTGTATGCACGCGAACTTGGTGCCAGTTCTCTGACTCTCGGTTGGCTCATGGCTACCTATTCTTTCATGAACTTGCTTTTTTCACCCATATGGGGAAATATCTCCGACCGGATGGGCAGAAAACCTGTGATGTTGATCGGATTGTTTGGATTTGGTATCGCGTACGTCGCTTTTGGTCTAGCGACGGAATTGTGGCAACTGTTCGTTTCGAGAATCCTGGCAGGAGCCTTGTCAGCTGCTGCGATGCCGACCGCGATGGCTTACGTGGCTGACATAACCACAGAAGAGACGCGCGGAAAAGGGATGGGGATGATCGGTGCGGCGGCAGGTCTAGGTTTTATTTTTGGTCCTGCCATTGGCGGTTCTTTATCCAAATGGGGTTACGATAAACCGTTTCTCTTCGCGGGGATGTTAGCCGCGTTAACGTTTATCGTCGCGTCGATCGTTCTGAAAGAATCATTACCGAAAGAGAAGCGCCAATCACCTGGTAAAAAAACGTCCCGCTGGTCAGCATTTCGTGGCTCTCTCGCCTATCTGTATATCATGTCGTTCGTTGTGAGCTTTTCTCTGGCCGGTCTTGAAAGCACATTTGCTTTCTATGCTGTCGATAAGTTGCATATGACTTCTGTCCAATTGGGATATGTGTTTGTGGTCATGGGGGTCGTTGGCGCCTTTATTCAAGGAGGATTGATCGGCAAGCTGATCAAGCGCTTCGGTGAAGACCGCGTGATCCAGATCGGCTTACTGGTATCGGCGATCGGATTTTTATTGATCGTCAGGGTGACCGATATGGTAACAGGCGCCATTTTCCTGGCTGTATTTGGAGCCGGAAACGGAATGATTCGACCGAGCGTCAGTGCATTGATCTCAAAACGGACGACATTTGGGCAGGGGAATGCGTTGGGATTATTAGGATCACTCGATTCTCTGGGCAGAATCGCCGGTCCCCCGGTCGGCGGCCTTCTTTACGCGAAAGGAATGACTTTGCCCTATTATTCAGGAGCGATCATGTCTATAGTCGCTTTACTTCTGCTTTTTTATTTTCAGAAACTTGTTCAGACGAGTGAAGACTCGTCTGTATAG
- a CDS encoding M42 family metallopeptidase, with amino-acid sequence MKDLTTILKELTEASGVPGQEQEIRELMQAYLKPLTDEVYTDNLGSIVGRKVGLAGGPKVMMMGHMDEIGFIVTHITKDGFIKFQTLGGWWSQVMLAQRVKIKTRKGDIIGVIGSKPPHVLPPEERNKVVDIKHMFIDVSATSDEHAKEMGIRPGDPIVPICPFTVMANEKMYMAKALDNRAGCAVAIEVLKNLQGIDHPNVVYSGATVQEEVGLRGAQTSTYMIEPDVFFALDVGIAGDTPGIADSANMPNAKCGKGPTIVIYDGSMVPHTKLRDLVIDTAEEEGIPYQYDAISGGGTDAGRAHLVHQGVPSLVIGFPTRYIHSHASIIHHDDLHHAAKLLAAVVKKLDQKTVEWLKS; translated from the coding sequence ATGAAGGATCTGACAACCATTTTGAAGGAACTGACGGAGGCCTCGGGCGTCCCGGGACAGGAACAAGAAATACGCGAATTGATGCAGGCGTATTTAAAGCCACTCACCGATGAAGTGTATACAGATAACCTGGGAAGCATCGTAGGACGTAAGGTAGGGCTGGCGGGCGGTCCCAAGGTCATGATGATGGGGCACATGGACGAGATCGGATTTATTGTGACCCATATAACGAAAGATGGTTTTATCAAATTTCAAACGCTCGGAGGGTGGTGGTCTCAAGTCATGCTGGCACAGCGCGTGAAAATCAAAACGCGCAAAGGGGATATCATCGGTGTGATCGGTTCCAAGCCGCCGCATGTTTTACCGCCTGAAGAGAGAAACAAGGTTGTCGATATCAAGCATATGTTTATCGATGTAAGCGCCACGAGTGACGAACATGCCAAAGAGATGGGAATTCGTCCCGGAGATCCAATCGTACCGATTTGTCCATTTACCGTAATGGCAAACGAAAAAATGTACATGGCAAAAGCTCTCGATAACCGTGCCGGCTGTGCGGTCGCCATTGAGGTATTAAAAAACTTGCAAGGAATTGACCACCCCAATGTGGTCTACAGCGGGGCCACTGTTCAGGAAGAAGTAGGTCTTCGCGGTGCACAAACGAGTACATATATGATCGAACCTGATGTATTTTTTGCTTTGGATGTAGGTATCGCGGGGGACACGCCGGGGATTGCCGACTCTGCAAACATGCCGAACGCCAAGTGCGGGAAAGGCCCGACGATTGTGATCTATGACGGCTCGATGGTGCCGCATACAAAGCTGCGTGATCTCGTCATAGATACGGCGGAAGAAGAAGGAATCCCTTATCAGTATGATGCGATTTCCGGTGGAGGAACTGACGCGGGGCGCGCTCATCTTGTACACCAAGGTGTTCCCTCACTGGTGATCGGTTTTCCTACACGCTATATCCATAGTCATGCGTCAATCATTCATCATGACGATCTGCATCATGCGGCAAAATTGTTGGCTGCCGTTGTGAAAAAGCTCGATCAGAAAACGGTGGAATGGCTCAAATCGTAA
- the bcp gene encoding thioredoxin-dependent thiol peroxidase, with amino-acid sequence MENIQEGMSASDFTLPASNGEDVTLSSFRGKHVVLYFYPKDDTPGCTTEACGFRDLHDDFASADAVILGVSPDPVNKHVKFIEKYGLPFLLLADTEHRVAELYGVWKEKKNYGRTYMGIERTTFVIDKTGVIRKIYPKVKVNGHMEEVLAFVKTL; translated from the coding sequence ATGGAAAACATACAAGAAGGCATGTCTGCTTCTGATTTCACTTTGCCTGCATCCAACGGAGAAGATGTAACACTCTCTTCCTTCCGCGGGAAACATGTGGTTCTTTATTTTTATCCGAAAGATGATACGCCTGGATGTACGACGGAAGCATGCGGTTTCCGCGATCTTCATGATGATTTTGCGAGTGCAGATGCGGTCATCTTAGGTGTCAGCCCCGATCCAGTGAACAAACATGTGAAATTTATTGAAAAGTATGGGTTGCCATTTTTGTTGCTGGCGGATACAGAACATCGAGTGGCTGAGCTTTACGGTGTATGGAAGGAGAAGAAAAATTACGGACGAACCTATATGGGGATTGAGCGGACGACATTTGTGATTGACAAAACTGGTGTAATCCGCAAGATTTATCCAAAAGTCAAGGTAAATGGACATATGGAAGAGGTTCTCGCTTTTGTGAAAACTTTATAA
- a CDS encoding DMT family transporter, producing the protein MENYYQVRQIEVKRLRPIVLGISASFFFAVTFILNRAMSLSGGSWIWSASLRYVFMVPFLLLIVISRKNLRPLLQEMINHSGKWLLWSSIGFGLFYAPLCFASAYGPGWLIAGTWQITIVSGSLLAPFFYESVQSPNGVIKMKGTIPLKGLSMSFIILLGIALMQVEQARHLSVKDLCFGVLPVIVASFAYPLGNRKMMELCQDRLDSYQRVLGMTLASIPFWLLISIVGLFTDGLPSRGQIAQSLIVAISSGIVATVLFFRATDMVKDNIQKLASVEATQSLEVLFTVLGELVLFARPAPAFLSWIGMFLVIIGMVMHSYVSQKKAPVKIPTTNSSKAL; encoded by the coding sequence ATGGAGAACTATTATCAAGTTAGACAGATTGAGGTGAAACGATTGCGTCCGATTGTATTGGGTATTTCTGCATCTTTCTTTTTTGCAGTTACATTTATTTTGAATCGAGCGATGTCTTTATCGGGTGGTAGTTGGATTTGGAGCGCTTCGCTTCGTTATGTTTTTATGGTCCCTTTTCTTTTACTCATTGTAATAAGCAGGAAGAATTTACGTCCACTTTTGCAAGAAATGATAAATCATTCAGGTAAATGGCTCTTGTGGAGCTCGATAGGTTTTGGGTTATTCTATGCTCCTTTATGTTTCGCATCTGCGTATGGTCCCGGATGGTTAATCGCTGGAACTTGGCAGATTACCATTGTCTCAGGTTCTCTACTGGCTCCATTTTTTTATGAATCCGTTCAATCCCCAAATGGAGTGATAAAAATGAAAGGAACAATCCCGTTGAAGGGACTTTCCATGTCATTCATTATCCTTTTGGGAATCGCTCTCATGCAAGTAGAGCAAGCGAGACATCTCTCTGTAAAAGATTTGTGTTTTGGTGTATTACCTGTAATCGTTGCATCTTTCGCATATCCACTTGGGAATCGCAAAATGATGGAGTTATGTCAAGATCGTTTAGATTCTTATCAACGGGTCTTAGGCATGACGCTTGCGAGCATACCTTTTTGGTTACTGATTTCTATAGTTGGTTTGTTTACAGATGGACTTCCAAGTCGAGGACAGATCGCACAGTCTCTAATTGTTGCCATTTCTTCGGGTATAGTTGCCACTGTTTTATTTTTCAGAGCTACTGATATGGTGAAAGACAATATACAAAAGTTAGCTTCTGTAGAAGCAACCCAATCCTTGGAAGTATTGTTTACTGTACTAGGAGAATTAGTGTTGTTTGCTCGTCCAGCTCCAGCTTTCTTGTCTTGGATCGGCATGTTTCTTGTCATCATTGGTATGGTTATGCATAGTTATGTTTCACAAAAGAAAGCGCCGGTAAAGATTCCAACAACTAACTCATCAAAAGCACTATAA
- a CDS encoding SDR family NAD(P)-dependent oxidoreductase produces the protein MSKRVVLITGGAQGIGEAIVRSFVQAGEQVVFIDVNEEKGLSLLAQLREMGGHAHFICADVAKADDVKRVIKEIETKFGNLHVLINNAGVSWFHPLEEIEIETFDRILAINLRGPFLLAKFAAPLIKKSVQQNGEGAIINIASTRALMSEPHNEAYAASKGGLLALTHALANSLGPAIRVNAICPGWIDTTGGKDIRPEDHSQHPVGRVGTPCDIAEACRFLASEAAGFITGQKIVIDGGMTIKMQYVE, from the coding sequence ATGAGCAAACGTGTCGTACTGATCACAGGAGGAGCACAAGGGATCGGCGAGGCGATCGTACGTTCTTTTGTGCAAGCTGGAGAGCAAGTGGTATTTATTGATGTAAACGAAGAAAAAGGTTTGTCTTTACTCGCCCAATTGAGGGAAATGGGCGGGCATGCCCATTTTATCTGTGCTGATGTGGCAAAAGCAGATGATGTCAAACGTGTGATCAAAGAGATCGAGACGAAATTCGGAAACTTGCATGTCCTGATCAACAATGCTGGAGTTTCATGGTTTCACCCCCTCGAAGAGATCGAGATCGAAACGTTTGATCGCATATTGGCCATCAATCTGCGCGGTCCGTTCCTCTTGGCTAAATTTGCTGCTCCATTGATCAAAAAAAGTGTTCAACAAAATGGGGAAGGTGCCATCATAAATATCGCCTCGACACGAGCTTTGATGTCCGAACCGCACAACGAAGCGTATGCCGCATCCAAAGGCGGACTGCTGGCATTGACACACGCACTCGCCAACTCCTTGGGGCCAGCCATTCGCGTGAATGCAATCTGCCCGGGATGGATCGATACGACCGGCGGAAAAGATATACGCCCGGAAGATCATTCCCAACATCCGGTGGGACGGGTAGGAACTCCTTGCGACATCGCCGAAGCCTGCCGTTTTCTCGCGAGTGAGGCGGCCGGCTTCATTACAGGACAAAAGATCGTCATCGACGGCGGCATGACGATCAAGATGCAATATGTGGAGTAG
- a CDS encoding HD domain-containing protein, protein MADLHFREEKVFKDPVHDYIYVKDPFVWSLINTRAFQRLRRIRQMGTSFLVFHGAEHSRFTHSLGTYEIMRQVLSHFSRNHNWPQDERMVRLALASALLHDIGHGPFSHAFEGVFKTHHETWTRRILMEDREIHGILSQIDTDFPSDLLSVISKGQKFPLLERLIASEMDVDRMDYLLRDALHTGVTYGRFELERLIRIMRPFGHDIVIKQSGMHTVEQYLLARYFMYTQVYLHSTTIGSDVLLGKILSRARDLFQEGQLKYCPKELVPFFEKPESEITVEEFLQLDDTVMHYAFSCWREEEDLSLRDLAARFRDRRLLSSVACRHPLDVDTLLEIQHAFDDAGIPSDSYLSYKAISTGGYLYKQGIKYVGDDGRLRDVCEASKLIHSLVPEVYHRFYYPKDLVEANHDRHTLVELLHKLQR, encoded by the coding sequence GTGGCCGACCTGCATTTTCGCGAAGAAAAAGTATTTAAAGATCCTGTGCACGATTACATTTATGTCAAAGACCCGTTCGTTTGGTCATTAATAAACACACGTGCATTCCAACGGCTTCGCAGGATCCGGCAAATGGGAACATCGTTTCTTGTGTTTCACGGAGCTGAACATAGCCGATTTACACATTCGTTGGGAACCTATGAAATCATGCGGCAAGTGCTCTCCCATTTTTCCCGCAATCATAATTGGCCGCAAGATGAGAGAATGGTACGATTGGCTCTGGCTTCCGCGTTGCTTCATGACATCGGGCACGGACCCTTTTCTCATGCATTCGAGGGCGTTTTCAAAACCCACCATGAAACGTGGACGAGGCGTATTCTCATGGAGGATCGCGAGATTCACGGCATCTTGTCTCAGATCGATACAGATTTCCCTTCCGACCTTCTCTCCGTGATCAGTAAAGGGCAGAAATTTCCCCTGTTGGAGCGTCTCATCGCCTCAGAAATGGATGTTGACCGCATGGATTATCTGTTGCGTGATGCGTTACATACAGGCGTGACGTACGGACGGTTTGAGTTGGAGCGTCTGATACGAATCATGAGACCATTCGGGCATGATATTGTTATCAAGCAATCCGGGATGCATACGGTCGAACAGTATTTGTTGGCACGCTACTTCATGTATACACAGGTGTATCTTCATTCCACGACCATTGGAAGCGACGTGCTTTTAGGGAAAATTTTAAGCCGTGCCCGTGATCTGTTCCAGGAGGGACAACTGAAGTATTGTCCAAAAGAATTGGTTCCATTCTTTGAAAAACCGGAATCGGAAATCACAGTTGAGGAGTTTCTGCAGTTGGATGACACGGTCATGCATTATGCATTTTCATGCTGGAGGGAAGAAGAAGACCTTTCGCTCCGTGATTTGGCGGCTAGGTTTCGCGACAGACGTTTACTCTCTTCAGTCGCTTGTCGGCACCCATTGGATGTGGATACTCTCCTTGAAATTCAACATGCTTTTGACGATGCCGGCATTCCTTCAGACTCTTATTTGTCTTACAAAGCGATCTCCACAGGAGGGTATCTTTATAAACAAGGGATAAAATATGTGGGGGATGACGGGAGACTTCGTGATGTATGCGAAGCATCTAAACTCATTCATTCATTGGTTCCTGAAGTGTATCATCGTTTCTATTATCCGAAAGACCTGGTCGAGGCAAATCATGATCGGCATACGCTTGTCGAGTTGTTACATAAGCTACAACGATAA
- a CDS encoding YunC family protein, whose protein sequence is MVSMIPMTVDGQTVIGIHVALPKTNLLAITTNIGYIMCGALDIQLLNERLSEREIIAARMVGVKTLEELLKGTVESSTFKAQELGIVPGTSGREALRIMLSAQTNTPARS, encoded by the coding sequence ATGGTTTCAATGATTCCTATGACCGTTGACGGGCAAACGGTCATCGGTATTCATGTAGCCCTTCCCAAAACCAATCTGCTCGCGATTACAACGAACATTGGATACATCATGTGCGGGGCGCTTGATATCCAACTGTTAAATGAACGTCTGAGCGAGAGGGAAATCATTGCGGCAAGGATGGTTGGTGTAAAAACGCTTGAGGAACTTTTGAAAGGAACGGTGGAATCTTCAACATTTAAGGCACAGGAACTCGGAATCGTTCCCGGAACAAGCGGACGCGAAGCATTGCGTATCATGCTCTCGGCACAAACGAACACCCCTGCACGCTCTTGA
- a CDS encoding class I SAM-dependent methyltransferase, protein MNPLIARIQQKIREAGGRITFASFMEEVLYHPLFGYYNRDSITIGEGGDFYTAPMVHPIFGQCVARQILEIWEQMGCPTKFTVIEMGAGNGTLARDMLQEWRKDESFSEALTYIIVEQSPVLQKQQKQQLKETKASLDWYWKLSEIPQYGKLTGVIVSNELFDALPVHRLMMENGELVERYVTWMEDAFKEVSGPISDERFAEILDIRMLEQLLEGDRLDVSLRTGEVLREMANLLSRGCIITFDYGDEQPDVYLKYVSKGGIRCYFHQKLQYNPFEKIGEQDITADVDFTYLMRTGEEVGLQTAGITTQTNFWQGSDS, encoded by the coding sequence ATGAACCCTCTGATTGCACGGATCCAACAGAAGATTCGCGAAGCGGGAGGTCGCATCACGTTTGCATCGTTTATGGAAGAGGTCTTGTATCACCCGCTGTTCGGCTATTACAACCGTGACTCCATAACCATTGGCGAAGGGGGAGACTTTTATACGGCTCCCATGGTTCATCCGATCTTTGGTCAGTGTGTTGCGCGCCAGATTCTAGAGATCTGGGAGCAAATGGGGTGTCCAACGAAATTTACCGTCATTGAGATGGGAGCCGGGAATGGAACACTTGCTCGTGATATGTTGCAGGAATGGCGAAAAGATGAGTCGTTTAGCGAAGCGTTAACCTACATCATCGTTGAGCAAAGCCCTGTATTACAGAAACAGCAAAAGCAACAGCTTAAGGAAACGAAAGCATCGTTGGATTGGTATTGGAAGCTTTCCGAAATCCCTCAGTACGGAAAATTGACGGGGGTTATTGTGAGCAATGAGTTGTTCGACGCATTGCCTGTACATCGGCTTATGATGGAAAACGGAGAATTGGTAGAACGGTATGTTACATGGATGGAGGATGCATTTAAGGAAGTCAGTGGCCCTATATCGGATGAACGATTCGCGGAGATACTGGATATTCGTATGTTAGAACAACTCCTTGAAGGGGATCGATTGGATGTAAGTCTGCGGACGGGGGAAGTCTTGCGGGAGATGGCGAATCTCTTGTCTCGCGGCTGTATCATCACATTTGATTATGGGGATGAGCAACCGGACGTTTACTTGAAGTATGTAAGCAAGGGGGGAATTCGCTGTTATTTTCACCAAAAATTACAGTACAATCCCTTTGAAAAAATTGGGGAACAGGATATTACGGCAGATGTTGATTTTACATATTTGATGCGCACAGGGGAAGAAGTGGGCTTGCAAACAGCGGGCATCACGACACAGACCAACTTTTGGCAGGGCTCGGATTCCTAG
- a CDS encoding DedA family protein, with the protein MSHLLEYLAHVTSDIVAGAGYWGIFVAMFVESMGIPLPSEVTMPYGGYLVSLGKLGFWPVVIAGTIGNILGSLVFYIIGATGGRVFLKKFGKYILFNEKHLDTADRWFSHYGEATVFFGRLLPVVRTYISLPAGISRMPLGKFLFYSTIGVIPWCWLFTYIGIKLGQNWEEIHGIFHYLNYVVLLIVILILLLFWKKGLRKR; encoded by the coding sequence ATGAGTCATCTGTTGGAGTATTTGGCCCATGTAACGAGTGACATCGTTGCAGGAGCCGGGTATTGGGGCATTTTCGTTGCTATGTTCGTTGAAAGCATGGGTATTCCTTTACCGAGCGAAGTCACCATGCCCTACGGAGGATATCTTGTTTCCTTGGGGAAACTCGGATTCTGGCCTGTCGTCATCGCCGGGACGATCGGGAATATTTTAGGTTCCCTTGTGTTTTATATCATCGGTGCTACAGGGGGAAGGGTCTTTCTCAAGAAATTCGGTAAATATATTTTGTTTAACGAAAAACATTTGGATACGGCAGATCGGTGGTTCTCCCACTACGGTGAAGCGACCGTATTCTTCGGCCGTCTATTGCCTGTGGTACGCACATATATCTCTCTCCCTGCTGGCATCTCTCGCATGCCGCTCGGCAAATTTTTATTTTACAGCACGATCGGTGTCATCCCTTGGTGCTGGTTATTTACTTACATCGGCATCAAGCTTGGACAAAATTGGGAAGAAATTCACGGGATCTTTCACTATCTCAACTATGTGGTCTTACTCATCGTCATTCTCATCTTGCTTCTCTTTTGGAAAAAAGGTCTGCGCAAACGGTGA
- a CDS encoding glycosyltransferase family 2 protein: MSILHSLANDAFIALQGLTGAISAYQVALSLAGLKKKSEEIKNPPEKTFAVLVAAHNEEEVIAPLIENLQNLDYPRDMYDIFVICDNCTDHTADIVRKHGAIALERHDKEKRGKGYAIEWALERLWEMEKEYDAVVMFDADNLVAKNFLREMNEKLCQGARVIQGYLDTKNPFDSWISISYAVAYWFTNRMWQLARYNLNLPNALGGTGICIETALLKEIGWGATSLTEDLEFTVRCVDRGINPVWAHNAKVYDEKPLTLKASMRQRIRWMQGHFDCARKYMFPLLRKAIVTRNLSMFDSALYLFQPMRLLIVLFTSIMLYLQVGYPEFFQLTNLSAILPNWFWIVVNVLLYLQMPLAMLLERVPWKAYLGLIIFPLFVFTWFPVTVAGYFTRNNREWSHTVHTRAVRLEEISH; this comes from the coding sequence ATGTCGATTCTGCATAGTCTGGCGAATGATGCTTTCATAGCATTACAAGGGCTTACTGGAGCGATTAGTGCTTACCAAGTAGCGCTGTCACTGGCCGGGCTGAAGAAAAAAAGTGAAGAAATAAAAAATCCACCGGAGAAGACATTTGCAGTACTTGTTGCGGCGCACAACGAAGAAGAGGTTATCGCGCCACTGATCGAAAATCTACAGAATCTTGATTATCCCAGAGACATGTATGATATCTTCGTGATTTGCGATAACTGCACGGATCATACGGCGGATATCGTAAGAAAACATGGTGCGATCGCACTGGAACGTCATGACAAAGAGAAACGCGGGAAAGGTTATGCGATCGAATGGGCGTTAGAACGCCTCTGGGAAATGGAGAAAGAGTATGATGCGGTTGTCATGTTTGACGCGGATAACCTTGTCGCGAAGAACTTCCTCCGTGAAATGAACGAGAAGTTATGTCAGGGGGCGCGTGTGATTCAGGGGTACCTGGATACGAAGAACCCGTTCGATTCCTGGATCAGTATCTCGTACGCCGTCGCCTACTGGTTTACCAACCGTATGTGGCAATTGGCCCGATATAATTTAAATTTACCGAATGCTCTAGGCGGTACCGGGATTTGCATCGAAACGGCACTCCTGAAAGAGATCGGATGGGGGGCTACCAGCCTCACAGAGGATCTGGAGTTCACCGTGCGTTGCGTGGATCGTGGCATTAATCCTGTATGGGCACATAACGCGAAAGTATACGATGAGAAACCTTTGACTTTGAAGGCTTCTATGCGTCAACGGATTCGCTGGATGCAGGGGCATTTTGACTGTGCACGTAAATACATGTTCCCTCTGCTCCGCAAAGCGATTGTTACACGAAACTTGTCCATGTTTGATTCGGCATTGTACTTGTTCCAGCCGATGCGTCTTTTGATCGTGTTGTTCACATCGATCATGCTTTACTTGCAAGTCGGTTATCCTGAGTTTTTCCAATTGACCAACCTGTCGGCGATCCTGCCGAACTGGTTCTGGATTGTTGTGAACGTGCTTCTTTATCTGCAGATGCCGTTGGCCATGTTGCTTGAACGCGTTCCTTGGAAAGCGTATTTAGGTCTGATTATCTTCCCTCTATTCGTATTTACTTGGTTTCCAGTCACGGTTGCAGGATATTTCACCCGGAATAACAGGGAATGGAGCCACACGGTGCATACTCGCGCTGTTCGTTTAGAGGAGATCTCTCACTGA